The proteins below are encoded in one region of Chiloscyllium punctatum isolate Juve2018m chromosome 9, sChiPun1.3, whole genome shotgun sequence:
- the gpr12 gene encoding G-protein coupled receptor 12, producing the protein MNGDFQNTSGESGRWVAQSGENGSAAIASVVPFSESVNPWDVVLCTSGTVISCENAVVVVTILHSPSLRAPMFVLIGSLAVADLLAGVGLIANFAFAYLLRSEAAKLLTVGLVVASFSASICSLMAITIDRYLSLYYALTYNSERTVTFTYVMLVVLWGVCSCLGFLPVLGWNCLKDESTCSVIKPLTKNNVAVLSVSFLLMFAMMLQLYIQICKIVMRHAHQIALQHHFLATSHYVTTRKGVSTLAIILGTFAACWMPFTVYCLIADYTYPSIYTYATLLPATYNSIINPVIYAFRNQEIQKALWLICCGCIPPNILLRARSPSDV; encoded by the coding sequence ATGAACGGAGATTTCCAAAATACATCCGGTGAGTCTGGTCGGTGGGTGGCCCAGTCTGGCGAGAACGGCTCGGCAGCGATTGCCTCGGTGGTCCCGTTCTCGGAGAGCGTCAATCCTTGGGATGTGGTGCTGTGCACCTCGGGCACTGTCATCTCCTGCGAGAACGCCGTGGTGGTGGTGACCATTCTGCACAGCCCGAGCCTGCGAGCGCCCATGTTCGTGCTGATCGGCAGCCTGGCCGTGGCTGACCTGCTGGCGGGGGTCGGCCTCATCGCCAATTTCGCCTTCGCCTACCTGCTGCGGTCGGAAGCGGCCAAGCTGCTCACGGTGGGGCTGGTGGTCGCCTCGTTCTCCGCCTCCATCTGCAGCCTCATGGCCATCACCATCGACCGCTATCTCTCGCTGTACTACGCCTTGACTTACAACTCGGAGCGCACGGTCACTTTCACCTATGTCATGCTGGTCGTGCTGTGGGGGGTGTGCAGCTGCCTGGGATTCTTGCCCGTCCTGGGCTGGAACTGCCTGAAAGATGAGTCCACGTGTAGCGTCATCAAGCCCCTGACGAAAAACAACGTGGCCGTGCTCTCGGTCTCCTTCCTGCTCATGTTCGCAATGATGCTCCAGCTCTACATCCAGATCTGTAAGATAGTCATGAGACACGCCCATCAGATCGCCTTGCAGCACCATTTCCTGGCCACGTCCCACTATGTCACCACCAGGAAAGGGGTCTCAACCTTAGCCATCATTCTGGGCACCTTCGCTGCCTGCTGGATGCCTTTCACCGTTTACTGCTTGATAGCGGACTACACCTACCCCTCTATCTACACCTATGCTACCCTGCTACCTGCCACTTACAACTCCATCATTAACCCTGTCATCTACGCCTTCCGAAACCAGGAGATCCAGAAGGCGCTCTGGCTCATCTGCTGCGGCTGTATCCCTCCCAATATCTTACTCCGAGCACGGTCCCCTAGCGACGTATAA